The window GATTGTACATGACCCCCATTTGATCCGTCGGGTAGGCCACGTAATTAAACGGCGCATTGGGCGCATCGATTTTCGGGGAAATCATCTGAGCCCAAAGCGGCATCTGAAAAAACGCCACCATTCCAATTAATATCCCCAGTTTTTTGACTGAAACTCGCATCGCACCCTCCTTCATTTTGCTTCCAAACAGATCTGACTTGTAACCGATGGATTCCGCGATTCCCCCGAAAACAAATCGAATTAAATAGGGTTTATTTTTTCTTTTGCCCCCCTTACCGGGGCAGGCTCTTTTTCCTTCTCTAAAAACCGGGCAAAAATTTTCGGGTAGAGAATTTTTTCTTCGATCTGAAACGCCGCAAACAAGTACAACCCGCCAATAATCAAATCCACCAGGTAATGCTGATTCAAATACATGGCCGCCAGCCAGGTGCCCAGCGGGTACAACAGCATCCACTTCAGGTATTTGTGGAACTTCAGGTAGAGAAACGAAATCGCCGCAATGGGGTAGGCTCCGTGCAGAGAGGGAATGGCCGCAAAATGATTGGGATTGAAGGAATCCCAAATAGTTGCAAAGAAATGGCCCCCGAGAAGCCGGTCGACGTCAATCAGCGAGCCGGCACTCAAGCCAAAATAGTGGGTGTGCTGGGGTTGCGCAAATCCGTAGTGCATGACGTACCAGGGCGGTGCCGTGGGAAAAAGCATGAACGTGACCAGCGCCATAAAATTCAGGGTAGTCAGGGTGTAGGCAAACCGGTAGAACATTTTTCGGTCGTTTGTGGTGTGCCAGAACACCCAGCCAATGACAATGGGAACGGCAAAATGGAAGGTGTAGAAATTGGCACTCACCACAGTAAAAAAGTGAGCCAGTGTGTGGAGTGAGGTCTTTTCCTGCCAATGCTGAAAAATAAACGGCAGAATTTTGCCGTGCAAAAAGGGGTAGAAAAGCAATTGCTCGGCGCGGAACGGAAAGTACGTGTGCACATAGCCAAGCAGGTTGTCTGCCACGCCGCGCATCATGTCGTAGGCAATCCAAAAAACAATGAAAGGAGACCAATCCACCAGAAACTGGCGCGAGCGATTCCGTCCAAAGGCCAGCACCACAATGAGCATGGCCAGGAAGGCATGGTCGGGCCGCAGGTGGGTGATCTGATTTTCCAGAATGAAAAAAAGAACAACCAGGACCAGCACGGTGATTTGAAATTTGCCGGTACGCTTCGAAAAAAATTCTTTTAGTGACATGCGTTTACGTTCTCACTTTTGCTTTTTTCCATTCTGAATTTTTCAGAACACTTTTAACCCGAGAATGAAACAGACAACAAACCCAAAGCCCCCGGGCCCTTCTCGCTCAAAAACTCCTCTTAATGTAAAAATCTTTGGGTTTTGTTGCAAGTAAATTTACAACCCCTGCAAAGGATTTGATTCTTCGCAAGGCNNNNNNNNNNNNNNNNNNNNNNNNNNNNNNNNNNNNNNNTACGGCAGCAACCAGAATGCGCCGTCCCGGAGCGTGCGCCCGCCGTCTCCGCCGCGCAGCTCGTAGGGGTCTCCGTTCCAGCGCATCAGCGGGCGCTCCGAATAGGGATATACTCGCTCACTTTGGCTGATCCGGCCATGACGATCCCGAAATTTCTGCTTGTAATCCGTACGGTGCGTGTTGTCCACCGTCCAGTCAATCAGATCCAACGGGACGTCTTTAAACCAGGCCAGGCATTTCTGCGCATCATAGGTGCCGTCGGGTTTGGGAAAATCTTCAAATACATTTTGCCAATCATTAAGATGAGCAAAAATCGAGGCCCCGTACACGTAATTGAAAAACGTGCTGATTTCCGGGCGTTCGATTTCCCAGGAGCGCTGAATGCTGGAAAGGTAAATAGCCACTAATTCGGGGTCGGTTTCATACTGAAGCAAGTGGTAATACGGCACAAACGCCAGTTCGTCGTCGCTGTGATTAATAATGCTGTGCGGCCAGATGAGTTTTTGCCGCACCGTGTTAATGGCGTACCCGTGTTTCTCGATGAGGTCGCGGTAGCACTTCTGGTATTTTTCATCGCCGGTAATGTGGTAGGCCACCTTTAAATGGGACAGGATTTCCAGGGAATTGAGTCCCCGCTCCGCCAGGCGTTTGAGTTTTTCGTTCAATTCCTGCGGTCCCCAAAATCCCCACAAAGTTGGTTTGCCGTCCAGATCCAGAAGGTAGTAATCGTGATCCACAATGTAATCGGTAATCCGTTTCACATAGGCCCGGATTTCCTTTTTCTCCTTTGGCG of the Calditrichota bacterium genome contains:
- a CDS encoding transcriptional regulator codes for the protein EKKAAFYDRQLQKYNTRLGFVGDARLKIPGDLSGGTFKPHSDNDGLWTSLYIGAECFRYAVTHDPEAKKNARKSLDALMWLERVNGIPGFISRSIVPAGEPERLHYGGEWHLTPDGKWEWKGDTSSDEVDGHYFAYACYYDLAATPKEKKEIRAYVKRITDYIVDHDYYLLDLDGKPTLWGFWGPQELNEKLKRLAERGLNSLEILSHLKVAYHITGDEKYQKCYRDLIEKHGYAINTVRQKLIWPHSIINHSDDELAFVPYYHLLQYETDPELVAIYLSSIQRSWEIERPEISTFFNYVYGASIFAHLNDWQNVFEDFPKPDGTYDAQKCLAWFKDVPLDLIDWTVDNTHRTDYKQKFRDRHGRISQSERVYPYSERPLMRWNGDPYELRGGDGGRTLRDGAFWLLP